From the genome of Anopheles merus strain MAF chromosome X, AmerM5.1, whole genome shotgun sequence, one region includes:
- the LOC121596139 gene encoding glutamate receptor ionotropic, NMDA 2B isoform X2: protein MMNYESYGRSTASAQYFLQLAGYLGIPVISWNADNSGLERRASQSALQLQLAPSIEHQSAAMLSILERYKWHQFSVVTSQIAGHDDFVQAVREQVGAMDHFKFTILNSIIVTRPSDLLELVNSEARVMLLYCTKSEAIEILHAAEELQITGENYVWVVTQSVIENTQTHPQFPIGMLGVHFDTSSGALVNEIATAIRVYAYGVEYYLNDVKNTGRRLDTHQLSCEDQGRGRWDSGEVFFKYLRNVSLESESNKPNIEFTADGDLKSAELKIMNLRPSVNSKGLVWEEIGIWKSWQQQKLDIRDIAWPGNSHTPPQGVPEKFHLKITFLEEAPYINLSPADPVSGKCLMDRGVLCRVAADHEMTDIDMGQAHKNGSFYQCCSGFCIDLLEKFAEELGFTYELVRVEDGKWGTLENGKWNGLIHELVNRKTDMVLTSLMINAEREAVVDFSEPFMETGIAIVVAKRTGIISPTAFLEPFDTASWMLVGIFAIQAATFMIFLFEWLSPSGYDMKTVLQNGQTTPYRFSLFRTYWLVWAVLFQAAVHVDSPRGFTSRFMTNVWAMFAVVFLAIYTANLAAFMITREEFHEFTGLDDSRLSHPFSHKPTIKFGTIPWSHTDSTISKYFKEMHYYMKQYNRSSVADGVTAVLSGQLDAFIYDGTVLDYLVQQDEDCRLLTVGQWYAMTGYGLAFSRNSKYVGMFNKRLLEFRANGDLERLRRFWMTGTCRPGKQEHKSSDPLALEQFLSAFLLLMAGILLAALLLLLEHLYFKYFRKRLAKKDRGGCCALISLSMGKSLTFRGAVYEATEILRRHRCNDPICDTHLWKVKHELDMSRLRNQHLEKTMQIHGIKPPQPKLGSTNKIIRIAGTTGARDLIDDGYQQPNLFGNLSIGGSSQDLYRWSYKTEIAEMETVL from the exons ATGATGAACTATGAGTCATACGGACGTAGCACAGCCTCTGCACAATACTTCTTACAGCTGGCGGGGTACCTTGGCATACCGGTAATTTCATGGAATGCTGATAATTCTGGACTGGAAAGGCGAGCTTCACAATCTGCCCTTCAATTGCAACTTGCACCAAGTATAGAGCATCAG AGCGCTGCTATGCTGAGTATTTTGGAACGATATAAATGGCACCAATTTTCTGTTGTTACATCACAAATTGCCGGTCATGATGATTTTGTTCAAGCTGTCCGTGAGCAAGTTGGTGCTATG GATCATTTCAAATTTACAATACTCAATTCTATAATTGTAACGCGGCCTAGTGATCTCCTGGAGCTGGTGAACAGTGAGGCTCGTGTAATGCTGCTATATTGTACAAAAAGTGAAGCTATTGAAATTTTACATGCCGCAGAAGAGCTACAAATTACTGGTGAAAACTACGTATGGGTTGTTACTCAAAGTGTAATAGAAAATACTCAAACGCATCCTCAGTTCCCAATAGGTATGTTAGGTGTTCACTTTGACACGTCATCTGGAGCTTTAGTCAATGAAATTGCTACTGCTATTCGGGTATATGCGTATGGTGTTGAGTATTACTTAAATGACGTCAAAAATACTGGCCGAAGATTGGATACTCATCAACTGTCTTGCGAAGATCAAGGCCGAGGTCGGTGGGACAGTGGTgaagtattttttaaatatctgcGAAATGTATCGCTTGAGAGTGAATCAAATAAACCTAACATAGAATTCACCGCTGACGGTGATTTAAAGTCCGCTGAACTGAAGATCATGAACTTACGGCCAAGTGTAAATAGTAAAGGCTTAGTTTGGGAAGAAATTGGAATTTGGAAATcatggcaacaacaaaaacttgatATTCGAGATATTGCATGGCCAGGAAATTCACATACTCCGCCACAAGGAGTTCCAGAAAAATTTCATCTGAAGATTACGTTTTTGGAGGAGGCACCCTACATCAATTTATCTCCAGCTGACCCAGTTAGTGGTAAGTGCCTAATGGACCGAGGCGTTCTCTGTAGAGTAGCAGCAGATCATGAAATGACTGACATAGATATGGGTCAGGCTCATAAGAATGGATCTTTTTACCAGTGCTGCAGTGGATTTTGTATAGATCTACTGGAGAAATTTGCAGAAGAGTTAGGGTTCACCTACGAACTCGTGCGCGTTGAGGATGGAAAATGGGGAACATTAGAAAATGGTAAGTGGAATGGATTGATCCATGAACTAGTAAATCGTAAAACAGACATGGTTTTAACCTCGTTAATGATAAATGCAGAACGCGAAGCAGTTGTAGACTTCAGTGAACCTTTTATGGAAACTGGTATTGCTATCGTTGTAGCTAAGCGAACTGGTATAATTTCACCAACAGCCTTTTTAGAGCCTTTTGATACAGCCTCTTGGATGTTAGTCGGAATATTTGCCATTCAGGCTGCAACatttatgatttttctttttgaatgGCTGTCGCCAAGCGGGTATGATATGAAGACGGTTTTGCAAAATGGTCAAACTACTCCATACCGGTTTTCTTTATTTCGGACTTATTGGCTGGTATGGGCTGTTCTCTTTCAGGCTGCTGTACACGTTGATTCACCTCGAGGATTTACTTCTCGTTTCATGACTAATGTTTGGGCGATGTTTGCAGTCGTATTTCTCGCTATCTATACAGCCAATTTGGCTGCGTTCATGATCACACGGGAAGAGTTTCATGAGTTCACAGGACTAGATGATTCGCGATTATCTCATCCATTTTCACATAAACCTACGATTAAATTTGGCACAATCCCATGGAGTCATACTGACTCcacaatttcaaaatattttaaagaaatgcACTATTATATGAAGCAATATAATCGTTCAAGCGTGGCTGATGGAGTAACCGCTGTGCTCAGTGGCCAGCTCGACGCATTCATTTATGACGGAACAGTTCTTGATTATCTAGTACAACAAGATGAGGATTGCAGATTGCTCACTGTTGGTCAATGGTATGCCATGACAGGATATGGTTTAGCTTTTAGCCGAAACTCAAAGTACGTAGGAATGTTTAACAAACGACTTTTGGAATTTAGAGCAAATGGTGATCTAGAACGTCTTCGACGTTTCTGGATGACTGGCACATGTCGACCAGGGAAACAGGAACATAAATCATCAGATCCTCTTGCACTTGAACAGTTCCTTTCTGCGTTTCTGTTACTAATGGCTGGTATTTTACTTGCTGCACTGCTTTTGCTATTAGAGCATTTGTACTTCAAATATTTCCGTAAACGTTTGGCTAAAAAAGATCGAGGAGGTTGTTGCGCGCTCATATCGCTCAGCATGGGCAAATCCCTCACATTTCGTGGTGCAGTGTATGAAGCGACTGAAATCCTGCGTCGTCACAGATGTAATGATCCGATATGTGATACTCATCTTTGGAAAGTAAAACATGAGCTTGATATGAGCCGGTTGCGGAATCAACATCTTGAAAAAACGATGCAGATACATGGTATAAAGCCTCCACAGCCTAAACTAGGCTCAACGAATAAAATAATTCGTATTGCTGGAACGACGGGAGCACGTGACCTGATTGATGACGGTTACCAACAGCCTAATTTGTTTGGAAATTTAAGCATTGGGGGAAGTTCACAAGATTTATATCGTTGGTCTTATAAAACTGAAATTGCAGAAATGGAGACTGTGCTGTAA